From Anopheles coluzzii chromosome 3, AcolN3, whole genome shotgun sequence, the proteins below share one genomic window:
- the LOC120957323 gene encoding toll-like receptor Tollo — MQLQQIVTVLLLLGLVTVTVARSNLMSRMDVAPRGCKWQRVLDETGEEEAPATVTTVLSCKLKTIGATDTLMRNLSSYQIERINSLRLECSDILFFESSLEANQHSGAFLGSLRRLRDLKIEYCKIKYVPSMVLATLRDLRSLSLRTHNTDWSAMNLEFHPESFRGLTELKRLDLADNNIWALPTDVFCPLFSLRHLNLTRNRLTDVSQLGFSDWGNGPTAPGKACNTGLEVLDLSHNDLLALPDNGLSSLRSLSVLMLQDNLLTALADRSFVGLGSLKVLNMSSNKLVALPPETFQSTRELRQIYLQNNSLSVLAPGMLEGLDRLEILDLSHNELTSEWVKRNTFAGMKRLVVLEIAHNALTKIDRHVFRELYSLQILNLEANQIESIADNAFSDLKNLVALTLSHNRLKRIEQHHFSELYVLNQLYVESNLIESMHGRALENLTNLNDLNLNDNRLTEIPEGLGKLRFLKSLDLGKNRISAVSNASFEGLEQLLGLRLVENRITNISRDAFVTLSSLHVLNLASNQIRHIDQSAFSSNPTIRAIRLDNNELEDISGVFTSLPALVFLNVSDNQIRLFDYSHFPVSLEWLDMHQNNITELGNYYDLNNLQIKMLDVSFNRLTSVDAKCIPDSIETLFLNNNALEEVAAGTFLSKRSLEKVVLYGNYLRKLEIGALALTRVADDREVPAFYLGDNPIHCDCTMEWLQGINKLAHLRQHPRVMDLDTVLCTMEHERGASIRPLMDLRPHDFLCRYETHCFATCHCCEFDACDCKMTCPDRCSCYHDHTWKANIVDCGSADYTEVPEHIPMDASTIYLDGNELRQLASHQFIGKKKLEVLYLNGSNIRDVHNRTFNGIPSLRVLHLENNYINELRGFEFDQLTNLNELYLDHNAIAYVGERTFESLRFLEVVSLSDNRISEFRPWQAFAAAGETGSLARVALDGNRWRCDCESLRRMQRWIRTVSGNFELQRMICADSRVVADAIASCDSRQGGGVFGAGAEAGEVDGDGPPAVHRTVLLGHGLIGGGYVPLLAAILVAIIGTALIVALACVFRQDVRLWAHARYGVRLVKDPIIVGGRKEPDSDRLYDCYLVHSVHDSDFVGRLLGAELQLHGYSVCQHHRDVHPGAFLADSLQSAADSARKLLLVVSMNFLQTEWSQPQFRVALQSVIESIRPAHRRHKIVLVLTAPVEIVAMDPIMHLLIRTCTVACWGERKFWDKLRYALPDVPKDRVPAKLGDITRSPANLRYTPAPTSLEQWCKISPGETGPNGGQIVPPGGPVPVAGIPQSTPSQSTCNTEDESSSSASSQHYEAPMSQHYNMSRSSASLGHVYSTIPETPQMGRNGRAYFV, encoded by the coding sequence ATGCAGCTTCAACAGATCGTGACGGTCCTGCTCCTGCTGGGCCTGGTCACCGTGACCGTGGCCCGCTCGAATCTAATGTCCCGCATGGACGTTGCACCGCGGGGCTGCAAATGGCAGCGCGTCCTGGACGAGACGGGCGAGGAGGAAGCGCCCGCCACCGTCACCACCGTCCTGTCCTGCAAGCTGAAAACGATCGGTGCTACGGACACGCTGATGCGCAACCTGTCCTCCTACCAGATCGAACGCATCAACTCGCTGCGGCTCGAGTGCAGTGACATTCTGTTCTTCGAAAGTTCGCTCGAAGCGAACCAACATTCGGGCGCGTTTCTCGGCTCGCTGCGACGCCTTCGCGACCTCAAGATCGAGTACTGCAAGATCAAGTACGTGCCTTCGATGGTGCTGGCAACGCTGCGGGACCTCCGCTCGCTGTCCCTCCGCACGCACAACACCGACTGGTCGGCGATGAACCTGGAGTTCCATCCGGAAAGCTTCCGCGGGTTGACCGAGCTGAAGCGGCTCGACCTAGCCGACAACAACATCTGGGCCCTACCGACGGACGTGTTCTGTCCGCTGTTCTCGTTGCGTCACCTCAATCTCACCCGCAACCGGCTGACGGATGTGTCGCAGCTGGGCTTCTCCGACTGGGGCAACGGACCAACGGCACCGGGCAAGGCGTGCAACACGGGGCTGGAAGTGTTGGACCTTTCGCACAATGACCTCCTAGCCCTGCCCGACAACGGTCTATCGTCGCTCCGGTCACTCAGCGTGCTGATGCTGCAGGACAACCTGCTCACCGCGCTTGCCGACCGTTCGTTCGTTGGACTTGGCTCCCTCAAGGTCCTCAACATGTCCAGCAACAAGCTGGTGGCCCTGCCCCCAGAAACCTTCCAATCGACACGCGAACTGCGCCAGATCTATCTCCAAAACAACTCCCTGTCGGTGCTGGCGCCCGGTATGCTGGAGGGCCTAGACCGGCTAGAAATCTTGGACCTCTCGCACAACGAGCTAACGTCCGAGTGGGTCAAGCGCAACACGTTTGCCGGCATGAAGCGGCTGGTAGTGCTGGAAATCGCTCACAACGCACTCACCAAGATCGATCGGCACGTGTTCCGGGAGCTGTACAGTCTGCAGATACTGAACCTGGAGGCGAACCAGATCGAATCGATTGCGGACAATGCGTTCAGCGATCTGAAGAATCTGGTCGCACTGACCCTCTCCCACAACCGGCTGAAGCGCATCGAGCAACATCACTTCTCCGAGCTGTACGTGCTGAACCAGCTGTACGTGGAGTCGAACCTGATTGAGTCGATGCACGGGAGAGCGCTGGAGAATCTGACGAATCTCAATGACCTGAACCTGAACGACAACCGGCTGACGGAGATACCGGAAGGGTTGGGCAAGCTGCGGTTCCTGAAGTCGCTTGATCTGGGCAAGAACCGTATCAGTGCGGTTAGCAACGCTTCGTTCGAGGGTCTGGAGCAGCTGCTGGGACTACGGTTGGTCGAGAATCGCATCACGAACATTTCGCGCGATGCGTTTGTGACGCTCTCGTCGCTGCATGTGCTTAATCTCGCCTCGAACCAGATCCGTCACATCGACCAGTCTGCATTCAGCTCCAACCCAACGATTCGGGCTATTCGGCTGGATAACAATGAGCTGGAGGACATTAGCGGTGTGTTTACGTCTTTACCGGCACTAGTGTTCCTGAATGTGTCCGACAACCAGATCCGGCTGTTCGACTACTCACACTTCCCGGTGTCGCTCGAGTGGCTCGATATGCACCAGAACAACATCACCGAGCTGGGCAACTACTACGATCTGAACAATCTGCAGATCAAGATGCTGGATGTGTCCTTCAATCGCCTAACGTCAGTCGATGCTAAGTGCATCCCGGACAGTATCGAAACGCTGTTCCTCAACAACAACGCGCTGGAGGAGGTCGCTGCTGGTACGTTCCTCTCCAAGCGCTCCCTGGAGAAGGTGGTGCTGTACGGGAACTACCTGCGAAAGTTGGAGATCGGTGCGTTGGCTCTAACTCGTGTTGCCGACGACCGGGAAGTGCCCGCGTTCTATCTCGGCGACAATCCGATCCACTGCGACTGTACGATGGAGTGGCTGCAGGGCATCAACAAACTTGCTCATCTGCGGCAACATCCCCGCGTCATGGATCTCGACACAGTCCTCTGCACGATGGAGCATGAGCGGGGCGCAAGCATTCGCCCACTGATGGACCTTCGACCGCACGATTTCCTGTGCCGGTACGAGACGCACTGCTTCGCAACGTGCCACTGTTGCGAGTTTGATGCGTGCGACTGCAAGATGACGTGCCCGGACCGGTGCAGCTGCTACCACGACCACACCTGGAAGGCGAACATCGTGGACTGTGGCAGTGCGGACTACACGGAGGTGCCCGAGCACATCCCGATGGACGCGTCCACGATCTATCTGGACGGGAATGAGCTCCGCCAGCTCGCGAGCCATCAGTTCATTGGGAAGAAGAAGCTGGAGGTGCTGTACCTCAACGGTAGCAACATCCGGGACGTGCACAACCGTACGTTCAATGGGATCCCGAGCCTTCGGGTGCTTCATCTCGAGAACAACTACATCAACGAGCTGCGCGGCTTCGAGTTCGATCAGCTGACGAACCTGAACGAGCTGTACCTGGACCACAACGCGATCGCGTACGTCGGGGAGCGAACGTTCGAGAGTTTGCGGTTCCTGGAGGTGGTCAGCTTGAGCGACAATCGCATCAGCGAGTTCCGCCCGTGGCAGGCGTTTGCGGCGGCCGGTGAGACTGGGTCGTTGGCGCGCGTGGCATTGGACGGCAATCGGTGGCGCTGCGACTGTGAGTCGTTGCGGCGGATGCAGCGCTGGATCCGGACGGTGAGCGGTAACTTCGAGCTGCAGCGGATGATCTGTGCGGACAGCCGGGTGGTGGCCGACGCGATTGCGTCGTGTGACAGTCGgcagggtggtggtgtgttcgGTGCCGGTGCCGAGGCGGGCGAAGTGGACGGAGATGGACCGCCTGCTGTGCATCGGACGGTGCTGCTCGGGCACGGACTGATTGGTGGTGGCTATGTGCCGCTGCTGGCGGCCATTCTGGTGGCCATCATCGGTACGGCGCTGATCGTCGCGTTGGCTTGTGTGTTCCGGCAGGACGTGCGGCTGTGGGCACACGCCCGGTACGGCGTGAGGTTGGTGAAGGACCCGATCATTGTCGGTGGCAGGAAGGAGCCCGACTCGGATCGGCTGTACGATTGCTATCTCGTGCACAGCGTGCACGACAGTGACTTTGTGGGCCGGCTGCTCGGTGCAGAGCTGCAGCTGCACGGCTACTCCGTGTGTCAGCATCATCGCGACGTCCATCCGGGGGCGTTCTTGGCCGACTCGCTGCAGAGTGCGGCCGATTCGGCCCGCAAGCTGCTGCTCGTGGTGTCGATGAACTTCCTGCAGACCGAGTGGTCCCAGCCCCAGTTCCGGGTGGCGCTGCAGTCGGTGATTGAAAGCATCCGGCCGGCCCACCGGCGGCACAAGATCGTGCTGGTGCTGACCGCGCCGGTGGAGATCGTGGCGATGGATCCGATCATGCATCTGCTGATCCGCACCTGCACCGTGGCGTGCTGGGGCGAGCGCAAGTTCTGGGACAAGCTGCGGTACGCGCTGCCCGACGTGCCGAAGGACCGGGTGCCGGCCAAGCTGGGCGACATTACGCGCAGTCCGGCGAATCTTCGCTACACCCCAGCGCCCACGTCGCTCGAGCAGTGGTGCAAGATCAGCCCGGGCGAGACGGGCCCGAACGGAGGGCAGATTGTGCCACCCGGGGGGCCGGTTCCAGTGGCCGGCATCCCGCAGAGCACGCCGTCGCAGAGCACCTGCAACACCGAGGACGAATCGTCCTCGTCCGCCTCCTCGCAACACTACGAGGCTCCGATGAGTCAGCACTACAACATGAGCCGCTCCAGTGCCTCGCTTGGTCACGTGTACTCCACGATACCGGAGACGCCCCAGATGGGACGCAACGGAAGAGCTTATTTCGTGTAA